The following proteins are encoded in a genomic region of Arcobacter suis CECT 7833:
- a CDS encoding sensor histidine kinase, which yields MIANIAHQWRQPLSIISTSATGIKIQKEMGILDDDSEIKSLDCINENAQYLSNTIEDFRDFFKKSKIKNLVNLNTLLEKTLKLIITRLKNKKITIINNCTDIEFETYEREMIQVFMNIINNSIDAFENKDYEKFIFFETKKFENKIVINIKDNAGGIDENILDKIFEPYFTTKESKQGTGIGLYMCNEIVVKHFNGEISVENESFEYLNQKYKGSQFTIELPLS from the coding sequence ATGATTGCAAATATTGCACATCAATGGAGACAGCCATTATCTATTATTTCAACTTCAGCAACTGGTATTAAAATACAGAAAGAAATGGGAATATTAGATGATGATTCTGAAATAAAATCCCTTGATTGTATAAATGAGAATGCACAATATCTATCGAATACTATAGAAGATTTTAGAGATTTTTTTAAAAAGAGCAAAATAAAGAATTTAGTTAATCTGAATACTTTATTAGAAAAAACCTTGAAACTGATAATAACTAGATTAAAAAATAAAAAAATAACTATTATAAATAATTGTACTGATATTGAATTTGAAACTTATGAAAGAGAAATGATTCAAGTTTTTATGAATATTATTAATAACTCGATTGATGCTTTTGAAAATAAAGATTATGAAAAATTTATATTTTTTGAAACTAAAAAATTTGAAAACAAAATTGTAATAAACATAAAAGATAACGCTGGTGGAATTGATGAAAATATTTTGGATAAAATTTTTGAACCTTACTTCACCACAAAAGAGTCAAAACAAGGAACAGGAATAGGATTATATATGTGCAATGAAATTGTAGTAAAACATTTTAATGGGGAAATATCTGTTGAGAATGAATCTTTTGAATACTTAAATCAAAAATATAAAGGTAGCCAATTCACTATTGAACTACCTTTATCATAA
- a CDS encoding PAS domain-containing protein yields the protein MLRNTSSAFKISIIYFVFSLLWIYFSDSAISFVVKDFHELQFLQTIKGWFFVTISAVLLYILSKQFFINLQKEKDKLINTNNILENIIENAPIIIFWKDKNGIYKGSNKLFLELMNLKDEKELLGKKDSDFNIVENEDFMSDDLYVMTNKKPKLNYTETISSKNNDIRILNTSKVPLIDKNENVIGVLALFKILLNK from the coding sequence ATGTTAAGAAATACTTCTTCAGCTTTTAAAATTTCAATTATTTATTTTGTTTTTAGTTTGTTGTGGATTTATTTTTCCGATAGCGCTATAAGTTTTGTGGTTAAAGATTTTCATGAACTTCAATTTTTACAAACAATTAAAGGTTGGTTTTTTGTAACTATTTCTGCCGTACTACTTTATATACTAAGCAAACAATTTTTTATTAATCTTCAAAAAGAAAAAGACAAACTCATAAATACAAACAATATTTTAGAAAATATTATAGAAAATGCACCAATTATAATATTTTGGAAAGATAAAAATGGAATTTACAAAGGTTCAAATAAACTATTTTTAGAATTGATGAATTTAAAAGATGAAAAAGAGTTATTAGGTAAAAAAGATTCTGATTTTAATATTGTTGAAAATGAAGATTTTATGAGTGATGACTTATACGTTATGACAAATAAAAAACCTAAATTAAATTATACAGAAACCATAAGCTCAAAAAATAATGATATTAGAATATTAAATACTTCAAAAGTTCCTTTAATTGACAAAAATGAAAATGTAATAGGAGTATTGGCGTTATTCAAGATATTACTGAACAAATAA